AATTTCTTGGTTCCGTGAGCCGAGGGCACAAACCTGTTTCCTAGGAGGGGTTAAGAGCCGTATTATGAGCCTACAACTAGTCGTACTTGTTGGATTTCGACTTAGGACTAAATTGGTGATCCATTGTGAGCATAGAGTAGTCATGTCAGATTTAAAACTGGCCTAGTGATTACACAAAATATGGCATTTGCTCCCTCAACTATATCCCTAGTTTTACTTtcgtccttaaattttttttctcttaactTTATTCAACTATTGAAAGATATCTATTTCGTCTTTCAAGCGAGAGAGTAGCCGGAAAAATCCAACTTGACATCTATTTGATATATCGGAGTAATTCTAGTTGGCAAACTTTGATAAACCTGAACGATATTATCTCTAAACTATTAATGTCTAGTACTTTTGGTGTTTAAATTATACAataaaattgtttggagaatttgaagATTTCGGCATTCTGGGGATTTTGTGAGATGATAGGTATAAAATTTAAGTGAAGTGACATGATAGGTGTAAAAATTATGCCAACTGGGATGCCACGTATAATTTTTCTGACATCGAAATTATTTGAGGGATAAATGGGATACCtttgaatagttgagggacgatttaagaacaaaaaatgtTCAGcgacaaaaatgaaatgaagGGTATAATTGAGGGACCAAATTAAATATATACTTTTGCCAATTACAAAATGGTAGTTGGGCTGAGCCCTTCCCGgtcagaaaaaaagaagattttgTTAGTCCCCGTATCTATAACAAAATTCTTGTGCAAAACTATACTTAGATCAGGTGCAAACACATGAAGGATATTCCTTTTTATTAatgttcaaaaagaaaaacaagaatatTGAGTGAATCAATTTCAAGACGACTAGGATCCACTGAGAATCACAACAACCAAAACAGTTTTAAAAGACATAAATTGATCAAAGCTTTGACTTGAGTGAATCAATTTCAAGAGGACTAGGATCCACTGAGGCTACTGAAAGGAGTTCCTTGTCACGTTCTACCACACCCATGATTTCTTCTTCCAGAGACACCCATGCTTCTATTCCATCACCGCTTCTTGTATCCACCAGCTGAATCACGGATCCAGAAGTCCCTAGTGCAAGAACACAAGCTGGGTACCATAATGGCTTCCCCCAACCAAAGTCAATACTGTAAGTGCCTGAGTTACACCAGCTATTAAACACAATTATTTCATCTCCAGTGGAGAAACCTTTTGAATATGATTCACCAAGCCTCCTCAAATATTCGCAGAGAGACTTCAATCCCTGCTCCCCTTGAAGGCTCTTGACAAAATCACTATTCATTGGGGATAATGTTTCTCTCATCCGAGACACGAAACTACGTGCATCTGTTTCTTCACTATTTGCTTTTATCGGTGCAAGCAAAAGTATATTTCCCACACTTGTTTGTGGGAATTTTGGTGCAGCCCTTCGGCGCAAGTTCACCGAAGTTGATAACAAAACTGACTTTTTCTTGGCACCGGATTTTGCCTTGGATGCAGATATGATGCATTTAAACAGGAGTGCAACCACTACCTCTGCTCGCGTTGGATTCTGCACGCCTAATCTCGTTGCTTTGGCCTTAAGATAGCTTATCACTGATCCTTCAAACACGAACCTCCTTCCGACAAAGATGCTCTTTTCTTGTAAGAATCGAGTCATTGAAGCCGAGGCAGTTAGATCTAGTGGCAATGATTTGTTTCGAGGAAAGATATATGAGGAGCTGAAATCGGGAGATAGAGCTGCTCCTTCTCGCGCCATGCTACCCCAAGCATTGAGGAATGCCATTAAAGAAGTTACATCGATAATGTTGTGTGTGGTACCAAAGCCTATTGCAAAACCACCACAAGCAAACATAGTTTCTTGTATCTTAACAAGATGACAACCTGGAGTCATCTCACAGAGAATGATTTCTTCTGGCACAAATTTTGGAAACTTTGAGAAATTAGGTTTCTTGAGATAATCAGATAATTTGCAACTGACTTTAGCCACTGTATAGGAAAGCCCCTCATCATTACAATCGATGGAAAAGTTGTTGATGTTCCTTCCAGCGAAAGGATAATAGAGAGTTAGTGTTCGTGATAGCGATTGTTTCAAAACTTGTGATCTCTTGGAGATGGATATGGAGGCAGCTGTGTTCGCAGAATAAAAGATGAGGCCTGAATGACAAATGGGAGGTGCAAGTTGATCAAGGATACTGATGACATGGGTTCTAAGGTGAGCAGGTGTGGGAGAAGAGGGTTTGATGTTCTCTCTTGATATTATCTCAATCTTCATTTTTGTTTCTCTACTTGCAGATGGAGCTCCCAATATTATgattatatataaacacacatataaaaACTTGCAAGGTTCTATGCACATGTTAAGCAACAATTAAAAAATGTGACtagtcttatatatatatatatcacaattCTTAATGTTGAGGTTACATGTGCATGGATATATATTTAAGTGTTATGTGTCGCTCTCGGGTCTTTTCTTGCGAGCTGCTAATATTTAATGTTTGATCTAAGTGAGTTTAGGTAGTCAGGTAATGAACACCATATAATATCTCTCATGACAcacatctttaaaaaaaaatctaatacaaATTAGCGATGGAATAGAAAAACATGTACTTCCTGGCCACTTGCATACCCTTAATGTTAAGGttacatgtgtgtatatatctatctatctatctatatatatatatatatatataaagtgttATGTGTGGCTTCAGGTCTAAATTTGGGAGCTGCTATATGTTATTATGATTAATTTTTCGAGCTGCTATTATGATTACTAAAAAACACCATGTGCCTGTTTCCGAGGTCAAACTTGTACAGCAAACTTATATGACATGTTAAGCAACaattaaacaaagaaagaaaaaaagtaatgGAATAAACGTCCAAAATTAGTTTGTTAGCTGTTAATTATGTaatgtattttcatttttctgtgAATTATTTTCTGTTCATATGCGACAACAAAAGTACCGAGAGATTGAAGAATCACGACaaactcagatgacactcatgtgtgtgatatctcatagaaGTCTCCAATGGCGGACCCAGGAATTGTGATCACTGGGGACACAAAACTGGTGCGGGGGCATCGGAATTTTGTTTAGGTTTCTTTATGTAATACattgtaatttatcacaattattctccacgagttttcatattttgataacTTGATATTATACATCAATATTAGTTCCAAGCAACTCTTTTTCTATATAACATACAAGACAATCACTCAAAAAGTGATCATTCATTTGGTTGCAAGGTAAAGGGCAATTGGGCTTGACAATATAAATGACACACAATAGACTTGGGTTAGCAATTTGAGGGGTTTGGGCAATTAGACTTGACAAGGTAAAGAGAACggcaaaagagtatttttcatccctcaactattggtcgggtttcattttcgtcccttagcttcttttttttttccctttttcgtcccccaactatgggaaattaccttgtttatccctcgaataaatctgaccattgaaaaatcttacgtgacatcatattgttcgtcagatcaggtttttcccaacttcaatctcacttaaaagaacgaaaatgatacttttcaatagttgagggacgtaaatgggagaaaaaaaagcttagggacaaaaatgaaactcgcctcatagttgagggacgaaaagtatctttttgcctAAAGAGAACACAATAGAATGGGGTTACGGACTATGACTTAGGAGGATTGAGTCAAAGTTACTCAGTGGGTTTTAGTAGATTGGggccttgtttttttttttctgacttgTGGCCTATGTATCAAATTGTCAAGAACACATGTATACTTAgtgaaaatttttggaagtcACTGGGGGCCCGTGCCCCTGGTCCATTAGGCATAGGTCTGCCACTGGAGGTCTCGCGTTCGAACCTCCCTATCTCCTTcccctataataaaaaaaaaacaaaccgaGAGGCTGTTTGGTGAATACGGGTTTTGAATGTCAActttatttgtttgttgttgaagaaaacccctTTTAAGAAGTTGGAGAAATTCGATTTTGAATGTAAGCTTTATCTGTTTGTGGTTGAAGAAAACGCTTTAAGAAGTTGGGCTTACAGTAGTCTGACATATATCTCAGATAGCACGTCCAACAGAAAAATTAATGTGGATCAAGATGTCAAGAAGTTTCCTACTGAAACTCTTCAAAACTCAAGGTCGAACTTTCTCTAACAAAAGGAGAAGATACGAATCAAGATCATGAACTCGAGGGGAATTTTTATCTTATTCGAATTAGGATCGACAACAAGAGGATTGGACCCATATGTGCTTAAAAGAccataattttagtttttattatttttttattataagtcAAGTTGTATCTTTTAGAAATCAAGTATCTTTTTTTATATCAGTGAAGTTATGATTTAATTAGATTTTTCAAGGAGTTTGTAAACCAAATATAAATAGGTTGTTAAGACTCTTTGTTTAGCAGAGttttggttttaaaataaaattgaagagaTGAGTCGTGACGTAGGACAAGATTTAcattatttacttaattattaagaattattattgttttgttaTGAATTATTATGCTTTTTTTAGTTAATAGCAATCATAGTCAAATTAGTATTTATAATTTCATTATTAGTACTTTTTGATAAGTTCATGTCTATTAAGATTTTATAGTTTTGACATTTATAGGGTTGTATCCATCTTTTGctaaaaataatgataactAATATAAATTTTGAGATTTCTCTTAATTTTCTGGATGGATTTCGAGTttccttggtggattccaagttacgCTAGTTTAGTCGTGAACTAATCATTCGATTCTTACGTCCACAGACTGAGTCAATTGGTATTGGAGTAGGATTTTGCCTCTCAAGATGGCCATCAATGAAGGAGGAAGAAATCCTATATAAATTGGATGAGGGGTTGATGAAATTCCAAATCCAAACCCATTCTAAATTTACGAAATTCCAACATAATTCTTATGATCAAGCCAAGAAATCTTTGGCAAACCAGGGAACGATTAATTTGTAAAGATATGATACAGATTTGATCAACGACAAAAATCCAGATTAAATACAATAGTTGAATATCGAAATTGAAAACCGAATTTCTATAAACAATTAACACACAAGGTGAGACAGAGATGGACTTCGTTTTTGCCCCACAGGGAGGATGACTTGGCGTCAATCATTGGCACCAAAGGATCCAACTCGACGACTATGGTGACAGAGTAGACAGCGGCAGTAGCGTCGACGATTGGGGCTTAGGGAGGGGCCATAGGTAGAGAGGTTGGAGGCGACGGAAGCCACTGAGACTGATGGTTGCTGCAGGTGATAATAGGCGAGTGTCTGGTGCAAAGCAGTGTCTTGGTGAATTCATCTCTGGTTAGGGTATGATTAAAGAATTGTGACGAAGAGAGAGAGCGGGATTGAAAGGAGAAAAGGAAGGTAAAAAAAGAGGAAGGAGGTCCCCTCAGTCCGTAATGGAGACCTTTATGAGCACCAACGATATTATTGCACAGTCCCCCTCCATTGTCTGCCTCGGCTTCCACCACTCCAACCGCCACCACGCTACTGGTTCTGCTTCTTCAGAGGTATTGAAATGGAGTAGTGTGGAAGTAAAGATCAATCGGGTAGTTTACAACTAAGCCAACGTAACTTGATTTCCACTAAGGAAATTTGGAATACACAatctcaaaatttttatttcttcattaTTGTTCTTTGTTTAACAATACTATTCGTGAcctcctttttttatttataaaaaggTTGAAATCCCAACATTTCATTCAATGATAGCAAACATTAAGCTTAGTGCAACAAAAGCAGTTTACGAATTTACAAACGTCGGACAACACCAAACTACATTAAGAAATTACAAACACCGGATTATACCTACTACACAAGAATAAACCGGACTACAAACTACACCGGGATGTATCCATTTAGACTAAACAAACAAATACCAAAGGAAATAACTTGAGTAAAGTAGATCTATCAATATGAGCAATCCTCCAAACAAATATGAAAGTAGATCTAAATCTAGTTCTAGATCTAGAGCCATGGAAATGATTCCTATCTGTGCTTCAACTTATTGCGTGAAATTTAAAACATGCTAATGGACCGCTGATCATACACCTCTCTTGAAACCAAGTCATCCCCAAACGGAGATCTAGCAACCCACCATATGTCCATATTATTGACATTGTGGTATATTAGTGGTGTTGATCAATCACATGTTGTTCCAAAGTAATAACCATTAATTTTATCAGTTTGATGTAAAACCTTTGGTATGTGAAGAAGTTTTAGGATGATATCTTCCTTCTTTTCATACTTTTGAAATATTGCTAGAATTATTCCTTGCATGTTTGACATAATGCGCTGAGTTCAAGATTGATGATAGGGGTTAAAGCAATCAAAAGATTGCAGCTGTTGATCATGATATCATTCAGTCACGTGAGGATAAAAGGGGAAATAAGGAGTTGTTATGTAGAGAGAAGGTGGTACATGAAATTGTTGTGGAGAGATAAGGCTATATCCTCACCTGGTCAACTAAAAGCATTCGATAATCATGATGGTTCAAGTGAGACTTGATCAAGATAAGGAATGATTCAACCAGTGTACAAAACATCCTCACAGGTTgttcaacaaaataatgaatTGGTGGCCCATTGTATGCATAGAGTAGTCATGTCGGGTTTAAAACTGACCCAGAGATCACAAATTGGCCGTTGGGAGGCTAAGGCCTTCTCTCggtcaacaaaaaaaagaaggattttGTTGGTCCCTGTTTCTATAACAAAATTCTTTTGCAAAACTATACTTAGATCAAATGCACACACAGGAAGGTTATTccatttattattttccttGAATTCGAtgtaaacaaaaacaacaatattgaaAAATACGATGATCAAAGCCTTGAATTGAGTGAATCAATTTCAAGAGGACTAGGATCCACAGAGGCTGCTGAAAGGAGTTCTTTGTCATGTTCTACCATAGCCATGATTTCTTCATCCAAAGACACCCATGCTTCTATTCCATTACCGCTTCTTGCATCCACGAGCTGAACCACAGATCCAGAAATCCCTAGGGCAAGAACACAAGCTGGGAACCATAATGGCTTCCCCCAACCAAAGTCAATATTGTAAGTGCCCGAGTTACACCAACTATTAAATACGATGATTTCATCTCCATTGGAGATACCCTTTGAATATGACTTTGGTGTCGGACAACACCAAACTACATTACAATCGATGGATAATAGAGAGTTAGTGTTCATGATAGCGATTGTTTCAAAACTTGTGATCTCTGGGAGATGGACATGGAGGCAGCATCGTTCGCAGAATAAAATAAGAGGTTTGAAGCATAAATGGGAGGTGCAAATTGATCAAGGAGACTGAGGACATGGGTTTTAAGGTGAGTAGGTGTCGGAGAAGAGGGGTTGATGTTCTCTCTTGATATTATCTCaatctccatttttcttttctccacAAGCCAGATGGAGCTCCCattataaacacaaaaatttgcAAGGTTATATGACATgttaaacaacaataaaaaaatgtgaGTAGTCTTATACTACAATTCTTAATGTTGAGGTTACATGTGCATGGATATATATATTACGTATTATGTGTCGCTCTCGGGTCAAATTTTGCGAGCTGCTATATATTATATGCTATATTGACAGTGAGTTTAGGCTGTCAACTAATGAACACCATATAACCTCTGGTGTGAATAGTTGTTGGCTGGTACAATTCCATGTGGTTTACAATTTTGCATCAaggtattgtccgctctggAGTACCTCTGCGAGTTGCTACCCTCCTTTCATGGAATGGTAATCCGTCAATATATTAGACGAAATATGAAATGCGTcgctgatatggatttaattgcaagcgcacaaatcgcacaagtaatataaagatgagtaaattatcgtttccactagggatgtgttggcaaaagaaatcaatgtcaaacaagctacaattatgtaaattggagaaaatgattagcgattggtttttgatttttactaaactaattaaaaagaacaaaaacaaatcaaacacaaatatgaaatcaaggatggaaagcactagggtacttaacttcacttcacctatccaattcaattcccttgattccttaatccctaattcatctctcaataatgacaatcgatttcccaacctattcaatgttctattcctagatacatcaaacgtattttcaatataaatccctgttattcctaacaatcggattaatatatcaaaaacccattacgaactatggaaatcatttagcgattgcataagtcacaaacctatattcctatggttcatgcatcctatgtcatctatggcttgaggcaaaccctagatatctccttccggtctcaatctaggcagcaaatcaattgaatgatggccaaacactcaaaaacattaatcacacccatagacaatcaagagagaaagagaaatcaagaaataaggaaatcaagtttattgaatcttcaaggtttggttacattaagaccctagtaggaaatctagccactcatggaagaaaaatatatcattaaacaaaggaaatcaaccatagaaactaggatagaaaaggagagaggaaacccccttgtagatcctcttcttctccaagctccaaggtggcctccaagctctccaatggaggtagcacgaaatccagctccccagcctccaagctctccaccaaaaccctatcttatgcccttttatacttctccaaactcttatgtcgtttccaaaacaagttggggtcgttttggcttagaaacacgtgaattcgggtcttttccgcgaaactgcgcagtgctgtgaatagtactccgatcgatcgggaatagtccgatcgatcggaaatacaatctgtctcgatgatatttttaggtgttttggcaggtccgatcgatcgggaatatggccgatcgatcggaaattagtcctgggctccaagtcttcattttgcactcttttcctccctttcttgccttgacacctacaatatgcaaatatagctttcttaggcaatattaactcttaatcaactcaaaatgcaatgaacttatatgtaaaggatgcacaaatgtatgtatatatttgacacatcagtcACCAAATTCTATCTCATGACACACatctttaaaaaatatgtaatacAAATTAACAACGGAATAGAAAAATATGTATTTCTTGGCCAGTTGCATAAGAGAATCAACTTTTACTGACACACATTAGGCGATGGATTTTAATTCTATCTCCTAACATATGTCCTAAAAGATATCTACTTTTAGTGACAAAAATTAGTGGGGAAATTCAAATTCCGTCATtaaattagcgacggaattgaTATTCCGTCGCTAATATCTATTTCCTGACATAAATTCGTATAAAGTAACTATTTTTACTGCACTAAATCTGTAACGGAATTAATACAGGAAAATTCCGTCCCAAATGAGCAATTTGCTTGTAATGTACCAAACTTACCAATTAGACTAGATCGTTATTTGGGTCAAACTTGTGTCACATTACTAAATTTCATCTTCACGTGGCAACTTGTATGACATGTTAAGcaacaattaaaaaaagtgATCAGTAGTCTCGAGATCGAAGCAGTCCTATGCCACATTTCTTAATGTCATGGTTACATGTGCTTAGATATATTTGAAGTAATATGTGTCGCTCCAGGTCAAAATTTGTGAGTTGctatatattattatgattaatTTTGCGAGTAGCTATTatgattaatatttatttttctactgtactcaatttaatttatttaacagATCAAATACTTCGTTTCAATTTATATAATATGCTGTCCCTCAAGGCTCTCATTGATTAAGCTAATCAGTTTCATTAATTAAACCAAAAGATTACtaccatcttcttttttttttttttccttttttaattcACATTCATTCCATAACAACACCACAAACCCAAGACAAATAATgagttatctttatttaaaagGATTTAGTGTGTCAGCAATACATCTAGTTCCCATATTCAAGTCTATGTTTCAATTAATTTTACCAATGGAGTACTAACTTCCTTGGCCAAACACATCAATACTCACAACATAAAACAAGAATATTGAGCACAGCAAAATATCATCGATATTTACCTCCACATTATCTCACGTaagcgttagtcattggatatAGTCACATAATACAATTGATCTTTCTAGAGATCTATTCACCATTTTTTCATAGTTCTCCTTTCACATTCTTTCAAAACAATCATATCAGGGATTACCAATTCATGTTATCTGTCGATATCCTAAAATTATTATACCTCCCACGGATTCACCTAAATCGTTTTCCAAACTTCATTTTACGTCTTAAGTTTCTTGCTGAGACGTACATAGCGAATGATCATAATCAAACGAGTACGGAGCATCCTAAATCCGTAAAGAAGCGTATACAGACGAATCTCGTAAATGTAATAGATAAGAAGAATCCTCGCCTAGGACCTAATCTTTTACTGACGACCTCATACGTCGAGTCATCCACAACCATTGCCATATCATAACGGAACAAATTAGAGTCACAATCCTTATAATTTTTGGTGTCTGTCGACACCGTTCCAAATGTACCACGTTCCTCAGTAGTTGTCAGATAAGGAATAATCGAATCAAATACCCAATAGATCTAAAGTAAGCGAATGCAGAGAGACTAATCGATTAAGAGGAATACTGACATCATCAAAAACAGAAGACTGAATCGAATATGAAGGAATACGAACATCAACGGATCCAGAAAGACAAGATCAAATACGGAAGGGACTAGACATCCTAACAGGTCTTGGTAGAGTCTCAATCGTAGTATGACCGGCTTCACACTCAATCGGGACTCTACTAAAAGACACTTGCTCTCTTAACACAATGACCAAAGAATAACCTCATTACTTAGAGATGAAACCtttgcttcgataccactttTGTCATGATCAATATAGGGCACATTACTGGCGCATGACCCCAACGGACTGGAGCCCATTGAAGTTGTCACGACCCAAATAGGACATGTGACCGGCACAT
This DNA window, taken from Tripterygium wilfordii isolate XIE 37 chromosome 20, ASM1340144v1, whole genome shotgun sequence, encodes the following:
- the LOC119986938 gene encoding stemmadenine O-acetyltransferase-like, with product MKIEIISRENIKPSSPTPAHLRTHVISILDQLAPPICHSGLIFYSANTAASISISKRSQVLKQSLSRTLTLYYPFAGRNINNFSIDCNDEGLSYTVAKVSCKLSDYLKKPNFSKFPKFVPEEIILCEMTPGCHLVKIQETMFACGGFAIGFGTTHNIIDVTSLMAFLNAWGSMAREGAALSPDFSSSYIFPRNKSLPLDLTASASMTRFLQEKSIFVGRRFVFEGSVISYLKAKATRLGVQNPTRAEVVVALLFKCIISASKAKSGAKKKSVLLSTSVNLRRRAAPKFPQTSVGNILLLAPIKANSEETDARSFVSRMRETLSPMNSDFVKSLQGEQGLKSLCEYLRRLGESYSKGFSTGDEIIVFNSWCNSGTYSIDFGWGKPLWYPACVLALGTSGSVIQLVDTRSGDGIEAWVSLEEEIMGVVERDKELLSVASVDPSPLEIDSLKSKL